The window ATTCATAGGTGTCAGCTATGTGAGGATAATGTTATGGTAGTATCCATCTcaagcaaaaacaaatgttaatattaGTTCAAATGTAATATAAGTGATGTTAATGATTACGTCACTGGtgtacataaatatttcataatgtgAAGGAGGAATTGTCATACACTAATGCTGCATCATGTAATGTTCTTCATCATTGTGAGTCAAACTAATCGGGGACATCAAAAGACGGTTTCCTCGTTCTCTGTTCGACAGTGGAAATGGACTCCACCAAGTTGATGGAGACAAGAGGAAAGATTTAGCATGTAATTTTTAACTGTTCCTCATTTGAAAAGAGCATTCCTTTTGATAATCTGTAAAAGATTTATTACTAACTCTCCTTTCATCCGAGCAATGTGTTATTCCCCCTGTCCTCTCGCTCTGCCTCTCTCTTTCAAACTTGTGTGTAACCTTTTGCTGCCCCCATTGTTTGGCTTTTGTTTGGCAACAGCTGTTGGGGTGGTTTTTTTGGTCAGCTGTGAGAGCTCCAGGCACAACAGGAGCAGATGGCGTTTTGCCCTGCATGAATGGAGAAACGGAGGAGAAGAGCTGAATAGAGTCCCACTGAATGGTGTCTGTACAGCACCTGCCCCTTGTAGCTCCGCGCAGACATCATAGAAACATGGTCTGATCTGCTACGGCTTCCTTACTGTCGTACGAAATTAGACACAGGGAGAGAGTgaagtgaagagagagagagacagagagggagagagagagatatagagcaTGGCTTGTTGGTTGTGTCCACATTTATTGATTTCTCTCAGGCCGCTGGAATAATGTGTCGTATAGTAAGTTTGAGTTATTGGATATGACACAGCATGCACATGTAATCTATCACTTTGGTCTCCCAGTACACTTTATCAGCTTTGTTGCTATAGTAACATGCGAGCTCAGTAATAGCTTACATTAACAGCCTAAGTAAGTCACAATAAAAAGCAATTTCAGAGAGTCAGGTTtctctgaaaaacacaaagtcCATCAAATACTGAAAAGGAATTGGAAAGAGGGAACTCGGGGGAAACAAGATATATGGTTTTATATTCTGCAACCGAAGGAGACAGAATGAAGTGAAactgcgctctctctctctctttctctctctctcccagagACATCTGTCAGCTACAGAGTTTAGTTTTCTGTCACAACAAAGCAATGTTCCTCAATCAATGACAGCGTGCAATGCAATTTTGCAACAGAACTCCaacaataacagaaaataaatgtaccAACAAAAGACATGCGCGAACTGTTTCGGAAACCATCTATATTAGCCTGAAACTGATTGTACAGCCATATTAGAGATTTCCTGGTTAGACTAAACCACTGTTAAGAGAACTGCTGGGCTTTTAGTGTCACCAATGTGAAACAGAATCTTATTTTTGGTCTTGTTCACCCCAGTGATTTTAAACAAGGGTTTTGTTTGATGACCTTTATGAGTTCTACCCTGAGACTGGGGGAGAATAGTCCACAAACTAAGGGAATAGTTTTGTTGGTGAACACCACACAGCATTTCCTTGACTACACTAGACATACAGTGTTTTTGACAAAGGTAAATTAACTCTTAAATGCTCTTTTTATGCATCAGACCAATGTGAAAACATCTTAGTCTGTGTTCCAGATACCTCCTTTAGGATATTTCCCACCTAAATCTGAAAACAATTTCTGGAATGGCATcgttttaatgttaataaatacctTTAATTTTCCTAAATCAatcttttaatgttactaaatactttttatgtTCCTAAATCCACATGATATTTCCAGGAAAAATCCCGCATTGCAGCATTATTACTTGAGTttataaaaaactataatagTAGAAAAATAGTAGTAGATAGTCAGACAAAGATGCTGTAAACAACATCTACTCAAACTTAACCTCAgtacacaaaaagaaaacacattattttagcTGTGGGgtacaataaatataatttgaaattACATCGACCTAAATCCAGAAAGttagatattaaaaaaaaaagtaaaataaacttgCTGAAGTCAAAATATTGAGAGTTTCATTGTATTCCTCATTGCAGCGGGAGCGTGAAATTCAGCTCTGCAGGAAAATCTCACTTGATGTTAATAAGCATGTATAAATATCATGCCTTAAAGAAAACTATTTTATGGGAATTTAAACTCCAATTTAGTCCAGTTCTGCTCTTTCTGCCAGAGCTGAGAGGGCTGCTGGGAACAGCTAGAAGCCCATGTGATCTCCACTGGGGAGAAATTGGGTTCTGTGTTGTTGAAGCATTGCCTTGATAAAGTGTTTTGGAAGAATAAAGGCTTGTGTTAACTGTACTGGGTAAAGCTATAACATTTATCTTCCTATCACTGTCTATCAAAGCTAGTACTAATTGAAAAGCaattttgaaattgaaaaacattttggaaagtattcttctcttcttctttttactgtaaatctgtACACTTTTAAACTACTATTTAAAAAGCATATAATACAAATCTGACCCTGTTATATGAAATGCAATTTTGGTTAATAACTAACCTGATATGTATTTGTTTAGGAACCATTGTGTTCAATCGCTGTTGTGAAACTGAGAGTCATTGTAGTTGAGGtgattttttataacaataactCAAACAATAACTCTCTAATTTCATAGCAAAACATAACCTATAGCACTATCCTATAAGGTTATgctctaaaaaacaaaaaaacatttcattcattcttaaAAGTCAAGTTCTCGGTTTTATTTTCAGTCTCCCGGCTGTTAGCCTTGATCATTCAGTCTGGGGAGTCTTACACAAATGTTCACAACAGCACCAGTAGGTCAATAGCACCTAAACAAAGTTCTGTCTCTGACTTCGAGGTCAACATTGTGCAAACAAATGCTGCCATCCTGCCCAGGGTTCAACAGGATCTTGCCCAAAACAAGTCAGTAAAACACTTCGCTCCATGTAAGGCCAGGTGTCTCGAgtcaggtcaaaggtcacatgtGGTCTTGGGATGGGTTAGTTTTGTTAATGGAGGGCAGACGGCATGGCCGACCGGACGGCATTACGGATGTTCTCTGGTTGAAGGTTGACCCTTGCCCTACTCGAGTTCTATCCTATTTGGTTATTGTTGCCAAGCAACGCAAACAATGTCAACAAACAGGAATTCTCCATCTGCCATGTAGTTGTTTTATCAGAGATTGCTCACGGCATATTAGATAATTAACAAACTAAGAAACTCTTTTAGTGGTAACCTGAAATCACTTATCACAAACAATTTGTTTCATTCATATTTGCATTTAGTGGTAATAAGATTTAATGAGCTGGctaacaatgaaaatgaatcGTTGCCTCTTTATACATTGTTCACAGTGGTCCATGCAGATTACAATGTGGTGTAAAATATCATTGATGCTAAATTAATGAGCTTGTGTTTATCAGCTAGTAAATTTTCTTTGTGCTTTACTTTTCATGCTCTGATAGAAAATGATCACAGCAACTAAAAGCTACTAAGGTCACAGCCTCGGATCTTTTGTCGCACCATTCACATTGTATTGGATAGACAGCAGGGTAATGGAAGATACCAATCAATCCTTGACGAAAAGGGGGCATTCGCATCGCATGACCTTTTTATGTAAATCGCAAACATATCCTGAAATGTAAGTATGCACAAGTGACAAACAGCAGTGAACGCATGATGAAATTAGgttaaatgcaataaaactgtATAGTCAGATCACGTGACTGCAGTATGAACTAGATTCTGCTGATAGACGTGACATGACCGCACTAATGGAGGATGATTCCAGCACACAGTCGAGGTGAAATTTATAGTTGCTTTGGTGAATTTatgatgacattttttacaatgcatttacttaaATAAGAGAGAAACACTTAACATGTTCTGCTTCATTTTAAAACCGTCACATTTTCCACCCCATTATGAGGCAATGATTGAATTTAAATGAGGTCCTTTTGATGTTCGCCTTTCATTCTCGCAGCGCACAGTGATACGATTCATAATCATCATCAGCACTGTGAACACACATAATCACTTTAGAAAATATCTGCACccctttgtttatttatttattttgcgcCGGGGTGTGCCAGAGTTCCAACCCTTGTTGTGAGATATTTATCCTCACCGAGACCGCGCGGATAACAAGGTTTACCAAATAACAAGGTACCGCATGCATTATTGATGCTGCCCTCCAAGAGACTGTTCGGAATAATAACCGCTATTTCCCAGCCCCTCATTACTGGCTGTTTTTAAAGGATGTGTTTGGTTGCCATGGACACGGCCCTTACATTCTACGCTAAGCAATCTTCACCCTCTCCCTCTTTGGCGCTCCCCACTTCTTGCCATTGAAATTCAGGGCATGCGGGGTACTCgctgtttttaattttcatttcatcataGGCGCTTTAAGACTGTTGCCAGCACTTATTTGCAGTTTTCCTGCAGACCTCTCCACTACACCCTCTGACAGAACAGATGCTGCAATTAATCACAGTGAGAGTGTGGGCTTCTCTGTGACACAAAACCAGACTGGAGGGCCAATCACGGCAGCCTCTCTCCTCCAAATTACACAAGCATTCTTGATGCCTACAGAATAGTGTTGGAGAATTCTATTaatgcagaacaaaaacaagcaCAGATTCTCATCcttctgttttcatttggacgtttccattaaaaaaaagattgtccTCTTCCTGACGTGCTCATTGTGTGTTTATGATAATTAGCCTTTGTATTTCCAGCTTCCTCACAAATATTCCGGCACGAGGGGCTCAGAGGTCATCCTTAAAATGTATTGACATGACATGTGCAATGCAGACTGCACGGCCACTTCCAAAAATTctaatttaaagacatttttttaatacatctgAAGCAATAATATGTAATAGTTTGTATGATTTGATGAtggcacaaaaataaaattccatTTCCAAATCGATTGAATACTTTAAGTACTgatgtctttattttaaatctttcataACTAACAAGGACACATTGAGgaaatattttatacaaaagtATGGCTAATATAGTCTTTGAAATGAATCAATtccttgaaataaatatttttgattgttattttaattgCAAACAGTgagacacagagaaatataattCAAAATTATGGCTAGTGTCATATTGATGATGGAATGCCactcttttgaaatgtttttggaTGTCTAAAACAAAACTTGGAACTTAATAAACATAGAAGTTTAAAAACAGGAGgagcttgtttttattttgctgtcatgttttaaatggaattatttttgaattgtaagcaaaaataaaaacaaatgaatcgGTGCTACTGTAACtcataaaaaagtacaaaagagTGCTATGAGATAAAGCAGGACACGGGCCAGCTCGCAAACTTCTGCATTTAAAGCCTCACATAATAAAACTTTACAACAAGAGGAAAAATGTACATCTTCATTTTATCTTATCTGCACCAAAGATTATTTTAGAGCTGGCAAAAAATACTTCCATGTTCTTTCAATTGTAGTAAAAAAAGATCTGAAAGGATTCCTGTCTAATTGTCCTCACTGTGAAATGTGGAatattatgtaataaaaataccTCAGTAAACCAGTAATTTAgcctttttcataaaaaaacacaaagaaaaatctgaaacaTAACTTATTGAAAACTTCTGAGGTAAAGATAATTACAGAGAAGAAGTTTTGGAGTGCTGTTACTACACACAGGGCAGTGAGTGAGATTTTGAGGGGTTTGGGCAGAGAAGAACCTCCATGAACTTCTGCTCTTTCCTTAGAACATATACAGCAGGCCACAGACAATTGTAAGAGAGACGTTATGATTGATGTGATCTGTGGAGGTCTGTCCATTGTTATGTCCATCAAAAACAATGTATTCCCTGTTTAATAATGTGCCATGAGATATCTCGGACACCACTCGGTTAAAAAAGCAGGATAATTTGATGAGGCTTCCCCAGCGGTGACTGTTAAACAGTTTCATCTGTTGGACTGTCCAGGATAATGAGGGAAAAAGAAAGGTAGGATTCACATCACACTGTCCAGAGAAGCTTGTCTCTGATGACCAGTTTagtacctgtgtgttgtttccttttttaataCAGTGCCTCTTTATGAAATGTTGTCTTCGACAGTCATTCCAATGATGCCCAACTCATAAATAAAGCTGTTAAATAAAACCCATCAAGTGTTCAGAAACGTTTTCCCACGCCATCGTGCTCCGGCACAGTTTCAACTCCacaacagagagaaataaacgAAATGAATCAAATGTACAAACATATGACTACGGGGCACTCAAGTCTATGAACAGACTTGCCGTAGCTCAGCCTTATAGACAAATTATCCAGCTAAGATGCTTTGTCCTTTAAACACATATCTTATCCATCTAGAACAAAGGACAGttatttgtaaaacattcatatttctTACACACTTCTTAAGTGCAACTTTAAAAAGCAACCTTGAAATTATGCTTTTCAATAACAACTGCTTTTCTCTTTGAATTGCGACCCTGGGTCTCAGGGGTTTTGGTTCAGTAGATGCTCACTTGCGACAGGACCTGAGCGTGAGCCTGTACTTGGGAGGGGTGAGGCTGGGGCTGTGGAGGGGGTGGCGGGCTGCCCAGAGAGGCGGGGTGAGGTGTGCCGGGCGAGTGCTGCACGGGCGAACACTGAGACTGTGGCTGCGACTGCATTTGATGCTGCTGCATTTGATGCTGATGCATGTGCTGCATTTGCTGCATGTGCTGCATTTGCATTTGCTGCTGTTGCATTTGTTGGTGCTGCTGTTGCATCTGATGCTGCTGAAGCTGCTGCTGCAGGTGATGCTGGAAATGCTGCTGCTGCATTTGCTGCTGAATCTGCTGATGGTGCATTTGCTGCTGCTGCATTTGATGGTGCTGCAAGTGCTGCTGCATCTGATGCTGCTGCTGCATCTGCTGCTGCATGGTCGCGTGTCGTGGCTGCATCGGCGGACTCATTTGCGACGACACGGCCGACTGTGGCCCAGCCGTTCCCATCTGTCCTAGCAGCTGCGACTGCAGGCCACCGGGCGCCATGCTCTGATGAGCTACCGCGACAGAGGTGACGATCTGGCTGCCGCCCACGCGCATCTGCAGAGGTTTGGGAGCGATGGCTCGAGGCAGGGCCTGCTGGAGAGCCTGTGCGGCAGCGGACATGGAAGGGTGCTGGGAAAGTGGAGAAGGCAGTACGAGCCCTGGCGAGAGGCTGGTGGAGGCGAGAGTCTGCTGGACCGAGCGGATGGTCTGGGCCTCTGCCGATTCTGCGGCGGCCTGAGACAGAAATAGAGAGCAGAACATTAGTGTCTATACTGCTAACACGAGCAGACTGATCAATTCTGGTACTCAACAAATTCTTTAACATGCAGTGCTCTCTGCTTTATTAGTGCTGATATAGTGACTGACTCAACAGAAAAAAGCTGTTCAGAGAAAATTGCTGGTGTCTTACTTTCAGTGATCTAAAAAACTTGATTCCAAAAACTCCATGGATGAAATTTATATTATCAAGCAGCCCAGAAAAAGATCAGAAATAAGACTCGCACGCTGAAAATAATGAACTATTTAATTCATACTGAGCCGCAATGTGATGACAATTTAGCAGAAAAAAATTCCAATACTTTACTGTGGTGGCTTACAACATGATACATGATGTTCAGTAATGCTAAGCAAACAGTGTGTAAGAAAATCTGGTGCtcaaatataacataatttagcaagaaataacaaatatgcaaatgttCCTGGCGGATACAGGGAGTTAATGAGGCATTATGGATAATATGAGTATCTTGTTCTAATTCATTAGCTGTATTTACTGCTATTTTTACATCTCCACTGTGAGGATAACACATTCACAGTCACAGTAGGAAAAGAATCATATTTTAATACTAGTTATTTCCAACTGTTTTATAGAAATGGCATTTTACACTACCTATTGTGCATAGGAACAAACACGTTTTCCAGACACAGCATCTGACTAGAGGAACTGCTACATTAAATCACCTTTCAGTTGTCAGCAGAacatttattgttcattgaaaATCTTACTGTGTTGAAGGGCTCATCTTTTAAAGTGGTTGAAATCTCAAGGTGAAAGCTATCCAGCCTTAAAGTGAGAACTATTAACATACTGGTAAACTAAGTATAATAGAAAACATGAAGGGAAATATAGACAGATGAATGAAGAAATACTGAAACAGGGAAAAAGGTCACCTTTGACACTAAACTGGCGCGGTACGCTGCGAGAGCTTTCAGGTATTCCTTCTTTGCTGCttctgttttgcttttgtaaGTCTGCAGAAAACAGAACTCGTGAGGTGTGATAAACAGGTAATTAGCAGAACATTGACTGGCAAGCATGATTCTCGCAACAGCGAGAGCCTGAAGGCTTCATCTCAGCCAAAAAACTAAAGAAGGTTGAAAAAGCAGTTTGTTAAACACCAGCCATGAATCATTCAATGTTAaattgtgagaaaaaaaaatacatttgttactctagttattaaaaaaagatatgttTCACAACAGAGAGTCCTGTTAACAGAATAATCTGCACTGaaacacagtttttttcatttaagttCAAACATATCTTGAAATGtaaattgctttaataaaacagGACAGTTTTTTACCTGTTTCTGCTCCTCTCCCAGCCCATCCCACA of the Triplophysa dalaica isolate WHDGS20190420 chromosome 1, ASM1584641v1, whole genome shotgun sequence genome contains:
- the tox3 gene encoding TOX high mobility group box family member 3; protein product: MDVFYPSAGGNSIPRDPQNLDFSHCLGYYNYNKFGNNNNYMNMADANGALLGADTFHTPSLGDEEFEIPPITPPPEVESGMGLQEVGSTYPGLPDHPNPHRGSFTPQFPPQSLELPSITISRNMMEQEGGQMNNGHPGGIGQTHLRQYAPNPTMVMRSIINMHNPNGMMSQNQLSTLNQSQINTQLGLNMTGSNIAHTSPSPPASKSATPSPSSSINEDDQEEGNRVIGEKRPAPDAGKKPKTPKKKKKKDPNEPQKPVSAYALFFRDTQAAIKGQNPNATFGEVSKIVASMWDGLGEEQKQTYKSKTEAAKKEYLKALAAYRASLVSKAAAESAEAQTIRSVQQTLASTSLSPGLVLPSPLSQHPSMSAAAQALQQALPRAIAPKPLQMRVGGSQIVTSVAVAHQSMAPGGLQSQLLGQMGTAGPQSAVSSQMSPPMQPRHATMQQQMQQQHQMQQHLQHHQMQQQQMHHQQIQQQMQQQHFQHHLQQQLQQHQMQQQHQQMQQQQMQMQHMQQMQHMHQHQMQQHQMQSQPQSQCSPVQHSPGTPHPASLGSPPPPPQPQPHPSQVQAHAQVLSQVSIY